The Aricia agestis chromosome 3, ilAriAges1.1, whole genome shotgun sequence genome includes the window ACTATATATTGTACTGCAGACAAGTTGTCTGCAGCTATTGAAAATCTCAGAGTTGCTCTCCTCGGCCTTAAGGCCTATTATGATGATCTGGGCTTGGACATCAGCTCTGAAAAAAGCaaagttttagttttttcaaaaaaacctagcaaaacaacaaacattgtcctacaatatggaGATAGTATGTTAGTAGTTGACAAAACTGTTAGATTCTTAGGTGTGATTTTTCAGAACTCcttcaaatttaataaatatattgattaCTTAGCAAACAGGGCTTTAAAGGCTTGCAATATATTAAAGTCTTTAGCAGGCACATATTGGGGAGCTgatccaaaaattttattaattctttacAAGGCTATTGTAAGAAGCCATTTTGAATATGGTTATGTATGCTTTGCTTCTATTccacattttattgatagactagataaagttcaaaataggTGCTTACGGATTGTGCTTGGTGCGATGTGTTCCACACCCATAATATCAATGCAGGTTGAATGTAACATCCCTCCTTTGAAAATtcgctttaaatatttaatatacaggtTTTTGTTGACAATTTCATCCATTAAAAATCATCCTCTTCTTGTAAAATTGCAGAGtggttcttcttcttctattttattacattacctacctgaaattgtaaaaataaagcaaGACTATAACTTATATGAAAGTGACTTATGGCCTTGCTATATGAGCACATTTAGCTCTAAATATTTTCcactaaaaattgtaattgataATTCTTTGAAGTGCAAAGAAGATGTCTACCTTTTACTAAGTAACCTAGTTGGTTATCAACAAGTCTATACTGATGGTTCAAAGACTTCTGAGGCGGTATCAGCAGCCATATATATTAAACAGGATAAGAAAGGATATGGTATTAGGCTTCCAAATTTAACAAGTATTTTTACTGCTGAGTGTTTAGCAGTTCTGTCTGCATTAGAGTATATTGAAACTCAAGTTTAtgataaatggattatagtgtCCGATAGTCTTAGCGTTCTTCAAAACTTAAATAACCCCAAATTTTGTGCTACAACTAACTATATTATCCATGATATTagagaaaaatatacaaaattaacaacattaaacaaaaaaaatatagttttagtcTGGTCACCGTCACATATTGGTGTTAAGGGAAATGAACAAGCCGATTTTTTAGCAAGAGCTATAACTACTTGTTCTCAGGAGCATTGTATTAAAAACATATGTCTTCCAGAATCTGACGTTTTagtcaaaataaaagaaacctttaaaatcgaatttacaaatttttggaaaCAGACCATGGAAACCAAAGGAAAATGGTATTCTAAGATTAAACAGGAGTTGTCAGTCCCATGGTTTACTAAAGGTGTTTCATTTCATGACAGGAAATTTTATTCTACTATTTGCCGTCTTAGACTTGGTCACTGTCGATTTAATGCTCATCTTCATAGATTGAATATATTGAGTTCACCCGTTTGTAATTACTGTAATCATTCTGAACAAACCTTGGATCACATTTTCTTTACTTGTAACAGTTTTACTCttcaaagatttatttttattaatcacttGATGGATATCTTTAAAACTGCTGAAGCCATCCCGCACTCCCTTCAGCAGCTTCTGAAAACACCCGATTGTTATAAGCCAATATATGAGTACGTCCTTTCTACCATTGgtgatatataattaaataggtactcacCAGTCATTACCTATATACCTTGAGATTGTATATAGTaacacagagatagttctctgtAACGGTTATGTGTTGTAAATTTcctaattatatataagtactttgtggttgtaaataattctcttttatatttgcttttcatctcgtttttcttagttttagtaataaaatattatttaatgtacttAACTTTGAACTGTTTATTAGCAgactttttagcctttttaggcatctgtcaagagtcaagaccacGTCAAGACAATGAAGACAATGACCAATGACGACAAATGACAATATGTCAAATTGAAGAAGGGACAGTATTAATTAAACAATACTATCAAAACATGAGAaatggcttcggcctgatgaaaaaacttattattcatattatttatatcaaagaattggcttcggccttcactatcattcattaaatagagaaaacatagaaatggctgtatgggcaacgctccctttgcctgtcccgaccgggacgaattaacaaaaaaaaaaaaaatcttcctcTCCACCTTAACTGTAATTTGCTGCTACTCCTCATACCGAGAGATACCTAGCATTCCTTATACGCGTTGTGTGTATTGTTGTTTGTtgtgtattgtgtatatttGGATATTTTTTGCGAACTGGACGCTATCATGTATTTTATGTGTTGTGTACGTAATTGTAGCAGCACGCGCAAGGACGCTATGTTACATAAATTTCCATGTAACGAAAATCGCTTATTAAAGTGGATTCAGTGCCTGAAagatgataatataaacatatctTCAATTCATAATTTGTTTGTATGTCAAAAACATTTTGAACGAAGATTCGTTCGTGAGAACTCGCGTCTGTTGTATGATGCATATCCGACGCTATTTACACCTGCTGAAATCACAACTGGAGTTCCTGAATGTAAAGGTAAATAATCCGTGACATattaactacgaataataaaaactatttattactcgtagcatattaattattgtgcTTATTATTACTTATCCTTTTTGATGTCACAACTAAATTACAGCCACTCTTTATCTAGCCTGTAGTTACTGACTCCTAAGAGGCTATaagaatacttatattatttcactcaatattgtatagtattttttttccaGAAAATGTGGATCCAAAAGTTGATCACAGTTACAGCAGGAAGAGGCACATCGACCACACATATGCCAAAGATTTACCTCCAACATCAAGTTCTGGTCAGTAGCAGAAGCATAATCTATTGTATTACTTTTttcaatatcataataatatgccttgcatttataattgcataaaacttaattgaaatattttttttttgttttcaggtGCATGCAGGATTGTTCTTAAACCAAGATTGTTATCAAATACAATTACTAAGAACAAAGTCGAGCTAACCATCCCTGAAAGCAGTAAGTTCTCTTGTACTGAAATTATCACACTAAAAGTATATACTTCTTTTTACAAATTTAATCTTAATTATATCTATTTTAGGTGCCCCAGGATCATGTGAAAAAACTTGTAGTGTCATTCCACTTGATGCTTCTCATGTCATGGACAGTGAGAGTAAAGATCCTTCACGAAATATTCTGAGAGTTGAAGTCCGCTCTCAATCACCTACTACAGGTTAGTTGAAATCATGTTAAATTAATTGAATCaatgatttctaaaacaacataactaacatttttgctGAAATCGAGTTTATAGCGATTTTGGATTTAGTCTATGGCCATTAATAAATTGTGCATTAAAACAACACAATTGCTTTGCGTTTTCTATGTAAATTGAATTACTGAAAATACCGCTTAGTGTTAGAACAACATAACTGACTGACATTTCTCTTCGGTGATTGTTAGAACAACACAAGTGCATACAATGGggtttgtccatttttttttaattttgctcattacaaaaacatttcgaggaataaggtcagtgatcgtttttctgttgttttagaaatcattGATTCAATTGTAATCAGCCACAAATGTAAAATTCCCTTAATCTTAaatgtaacatttaaataaattataattgatcTATTAATTAACATTTTCTTCACATGAAGTATTTTAAGAAATACACTTTtgttatgttaaaataaatggtttttagggttctgtattttataattattgtattattcatTGCTATAATTTTTCAGATGCTTGCAAAGCTAAAATTGAGAATACAATTATTACACAAACCCCTAAAAAGTCAGGAAGGAAAAGAATAATTCAGGCACTTAATAAGTTAACACCCACCTGTAAGCTTATCTACAAAGAATACACAAAAGCCAAAAATCAAGCTGACTATCATCGTCGGGCTAAAAGAGCTGTCAAATTTGCAAAGGAGCATTCTTTTGAAGAAATGGCAGAAAAAATGAACCCCTACGctaagaaaatttttgaaatgcAAATCAACCTGTGCACGAAAAAGAAAAAAGGTCGCAGATTCACATTAGAGGAAAAACTGATAACTTTGGCCATAATGAAACAAAGCCCAAAATGCTATCGTTTTTTgcacaaaattttcattttaccATCTTCATCAACTTTAAATAAGATGGTATCCAGATTAAAGATTGAGGCTGGTATCAACCCCCAATTTTTCACTCTAATGAAAAAAGAGGTAACCATAACTTATATAATAGGTAAAAAGaaagtaggtatatattattataatataaagaaagTACTTATCTATTATCTCATTACAGATAGATGGAATTTTaaacatataatttatatttattttacaatataggTCCAAAGAAATGCACATGTAGATACATATAATAGActtaacattttgaaaatctttATTTCAGGTTGACACCTGGGAggactcaaaaaaatattgttcgatCCTATTTGATGAAATGGCATTGGGAATGGGACTGTCATATAATTCGAAAGATGATAAAATACATGGATTTGTCGAACTGA containing:
- the LOC121725554 gene encoding uncharacterized protein LOC121725554 isoform X3, which codes for MYFMCCVRNCSSTRKDAMLHKFPCNENRLLKWIQCLKDDNINISSIHNLFVCQKHFERRFVRENSRLLYDAYPTLFTPAEITTGVPECKENVDPKVDHSYSRKRHIDHTYAKDLPPTSSSGACRIVLKPRLLSNTITKNKVELTIPESSAPGSCEKTCSVIPLDASHVMDSESKDPSRNILRVEVRSQSPTTDACKAKIENTIITQTPKKSGRKRIIQALNKLTPTCKLIYKEYTKAKNQADYHRRAKRAVKFAKEHSFEEMAEKMNPYAKKIFEMQINLCTKKKKGRRFTLEEKLITLAIMKQSPKCYRFLHKIFILPSSSTLNKMVSRLKIEAGINPQFFTLMKKEVDTWEDSKKYCSILFDEMALGMGLSYNSKDDKIHGFVELTGRKNKFADHVLVFMARGAVHKWQQPIAYYFCEGATSGPELKKIIKDIVSAIADIDLKPIVLGCDQGTAFQSAVRNLQEETRREQLLRNEEPDQSVIIGCSKLSVIYDPSHLIKGIRNNFLTKDIKWKGKISKWQDIVDVYKTDCSHTQSRILHKLNDEHVIPAKVKKMKLLMLTEHQSVGH
- the LOC121725554 gene encoding uncharacterized protein LOC121725554 isoform X1, coding for MYFMCCVRNCSSTRKDAMLHKFPCNENRLLKWIQCLKDDNINISSIHNLFVCQKHFERRFVRENSRLLYDAYPTLFTPAEITTGVPECKENVDPKVDHSYSRKRHIDHTYAKDLPPTSSSGACRIVLKPRLLSNTITKNKVELTIPESSAPGSCEKTCSVIPLDASHVMDSESKDPSRNILRVEVRSQSPTTDACKAKIENTIITQTPKKSGRKRIIQALNKLTPTCKLIYKEYTKAKNQADYHRRAKRAVKFAKEHSFEEMAEKMNPYAKKIFEMQINLCTKKKKGRRFTLEEKLITLAIMKQSPKCYRFLHKIFILPSSSTLNKMVSRLKIEAGINPQFFTLMKKEVDTWEDSKKYCSILFDEMALGMGLSYNSKDDKIHGFVELTGRKNKFADHVLVFMARGAVHKWQQPIAYYFCEGATSGPELKKIIKDIVSAIADIDLKPIVLGCDQGTAFQSAVRNLQEETRREQLLRNEEPDQSVIIGCSKLSVIYDPSHLIKGIRNNFLTKDIKWKGKISKWQDIVDVYKTDCSHTQSRILHKLNDEHVIPAKVKKMKVKNCVRVLSKSVAAALSYTSQFSTYVDGTPVSGTLKNTAETVSFFDDLFDSVNGAAATAKAAKGKTLRTAVKDCTQHHKFWVDAIKNLEQIKFMENGREKSVPTLKNFVTTLKSYMRLWQVFKSNDLKIMRPRYFNTDPVENYFGQVRAYNYRNTDPTCHNFINTYKALTITRVIKFHSDGFNCEDDPAEQLINLQCLFQNDENKGQN
- the LOC121725554 gene encoding uncharacterized protein LOC121725554 isoform X2 produces the protein MYFMCCVRNCSSTRKDAMLHKFPCNENRLLKWIQCLKDDNINISSIHNLFVCQKHFERRFVRENSRLLYDAYPTLFTPAEITTGVPECKENVDPKVDHSYSRKRHIDHTYAKDLPPTSSSGACRIVLKPRLLSNTITKNKVELTIPESSAPGSCEKTCSVIPLDASHVMDSESKDPSRNILRVEVRSQSPTTDACKAKIENTIITQTPKKSGRKRIIQALNKLTPTCKLIYKEYTKAKNQADYHRRAKRAVKFAKEHSFEEMAEKMNPYAKKIFEMQINLCTKKKKGRRFTLEEKLITLAIMKQSPKCYRFLHKIFILPSSSTLNKMVSRLKIEAGINPQFFTLMKKEVDTWEDSKKYCSILFDEMALGMGLSYNSKDDKIHGFVELTGRKNKFADHVLVFMARGAVHKWQQPIAYYFCEGATSGPELKKIIKDIVSAIADIDLKPIVLGCDQGTAFQSAVRNLQEETRREQLLRNEEPDQSVIIGCSKLSVIYDPSHLIKGIRNNFLTKDIKWKGKISKWQDIVDVYKTDCSHTQSRILHKLNDEHVIPAKVKKMKVKNCVRVLSKSVAAALSYTSQFCKLPRFRSNTEYYQAKHSLLSHVPE